From Coffea arabica cultivar ET-39 chromosome 10e, Coffea Arabica ET-39 HiFi, whole genome shotgun sequence, one genomic window encodes:
- the LOC140015071 gene encoding berberine bridge enzyme-like 21: MRIRSGGHDFEGSSCTSNVPFFVLNMSNFRSISIDIKGRTAWVGAGATVGEVYNSIYEANSTLGFPAAYCPTVGIGGHISGGGYGPLVRQFGLAADNVIDVRVIDANGRVLDR; this comes from the coding sequence ATGAGAATTCGAAGCGGTGGCCATGACTTTGAGGGAAGCTCCTGCACTTCTAACGTCCCATTTTTCGTCCTTAACATGTCCAACTTTCGTTCAATCTCCATAGATATTAAAGGTCGAACCGCATGGGTTGGAGCTGGAGCAACCGTTGGGGAAGTATACAACAGCATTTATGAGGCGAATAGCACTCTGGGATTTCCAGCTGCCTACTGCCCTACTGTTGGCATTGGTGGGCACATCAGTGGCGGAGGCTATGGTCCATTGGTAAGGCAGTTTGGCCTGGCCGCGGACAATGTCATCGATGTTCGTGTCATCGATGCAAACGGAAGAGTTCTCGACAGATAG
- the LOC140015072 gene encoding monolignol oxidoreductase AtBBE-like 15, whose protein sequence is MGEDLFWAIRGGGGASFAVILGYKLKLVEIPDKLMNQQFPELGLKKEDCTEMLWIKYFAYASGLPTSNIKEFLTSRVSSTKLYYKAKSDFVKEPIPEKGIEEIWRKLNELPPFVGMLEWNHFGGRVMETIPESSLICFVG, encoded by the exons ATGGGTGAGGATCTCTTTTGGGCTATTAGAGGTGGAGGCGGAGCTAGTTTTGCTGTCATTCTTGGATACAAGTTGAAATTGGTTGAAATTCCCGACAAA TTGATGAACCAACAATTTCCTGAGTTGGGGTTGAAGAAAGAGGACTGCACCGAAATGCTATGGATCAAATATTTTGCTTATGCCAGCGGTCTACCAACTAGTAACATTAAAGAGTTCCTGACCAGCAGAGTCTCTTCAACTAAACTGTATTACAAGGCTAAATCCGATTTCGTCAAAGAGCCTATCCCTGAAAAAGGGATTGAAGAGATATGGAGAAAGCTTAATGAATTACCTCCCTTTGTGGGAATGCTAGAGTGGAATCATTTTGGAGGAAGGGTAATGGAAACAATTCCCGAATCATCTCTAATTTGTTTCGTCGGTTAA
- the LOC113711181 gene encoding uncharacterized protein, producing MSNRIGLIQKRDGDWCKDVEETGVEIIQYFKDIFTFEEPQGIDDILNDIPQSITNVKNKQLTSPVTEQEVHRPVFSMHPSKSPGPNGKQILDNVLVAHECNHFLNNKRSGKKGYVAIKLDIFKAYDRIEWTFLEKLILKIGFCQQWVGWIMECVSSVSYSVNSNREKKGFIKPIRGLRQGDLLSPFLFLICAEGFSALFNQAVFDFVKEKVLSRISGWREKMLSMVGKEMLLKSMVMSLPAYVMLCYKLPKEEVCKGIGREMAKLWLGSNREKKKIHWIGWEKLSKVKQSEGLGFRDLESFNQAFLAKQLWRIFTRLNLLVSKILKVRYFKGTLVWKMKGRSIDSWYWRSILSARTLLEKGVRKRVGDRKTIDIWEDRWIPGAVGGKVSTQRDPELGL from the exons ATGAGCAATAGGATTGGTCTCATACAGAAGAGGGATGGGGACTGGTGTAAAGATGTGGAGGAAACTGGAGTTGAGATAATCCAATACTTCAAAGACATTTTTACTTTTGAAGAACCTCAGGGGATAGATGATATATTAAATGATATCCCACAGTCCATAACCAATGTGAAGAACAAGCAGCTTACCTCACCAGTGACTGAGCAGGAGGTTCACAGACCTGTATTTTCTATGCATCCAAGCAAGTCACCTGGACCAAATG GCAAACAAATTTTGGATAATGTTCTTGTTGCTCATGAATGCAATCATTTCCTTAATAACAAAAGATCTGGTAAAAAGGGATACGTGGCTATCAAATTAGATATCTTCAAAGCATATGACAGGATAGAGTGGACCTTCCTAGAAAAGCTTATATTGAAAATAGGGTTTTGTCAGCAGTGGGTGGGATGGATTATGGAATGTGTATCTAGTGTTTCCTATTCAGTGAATAGTAATAGGGAGAAGAAGGGCTTTATCAAACCAATTAGGGGACTAAGACAGGGAGATCTTTTGTCTCCCTTCCTATTTCTAATTTGTGCAGAAGGCTTCTCAGCACTGTTTAATCAGGCA GTATTTGATTTTGTGAAGGAAAAGGTGCTTAGTAGAATATCAGGATGGAGAGAAAAAATGTTAAGTATGGTGGGGAAAGAAATGTTGCTGAAGTCTATGGTCATGTCTCTCCCTGCATATGTTATGTTATGCTACAAACTCCCAAAGGAGGAGGTATGTAAAGGTATTGGAAGAGAAATGGCTAAGCTTTGGTTGGGAAGTaatagagagaaaaagaagatacACTGGATAGGGTGGGAAAAGTTGTCTAAAGTAAAACAGAGTGAGGGCCTGGGCTTTAGAGATTTAGAAAGCTTTAACCAGGCTTTTCTGGCTAAGCAGCTATGGAGGATATTCACAAGGCTAAATTTATTGGTAAGTAAGATCCTTAAAGTCAGATATTTCAAGGGCACTTtagtttggaaaatgaaagggaGGAGCATTGATTCTTGGTACTGGAGAAGCATATTGAGTGCAAGGACTTTATTGGAGAAAGGGGTGAGAAAGAGGGTGGGGGATAGGAAAACAATAGATATCTGGGAAGACAGATGGATTCCAGGAGCGGTAGGAGGGAAGGTGAGCACACAGAGGGACCCAGAACTAGGACTATGA